A genomic segment from Pseudomonadota bacterium encodes:
- a CDS encoding CapA family protein, which translates to MNQIESDKVKIIIGGDVCPAGDSLRLFEEGDATGLFGSFLLEFSKADCVVLNLECPLFDGDSPIVKDGPVLKASTRSINALKAASIDAVNLANNHALDHCEVGLRSTIEVCNHSGIQTIGAGVNLEAARRIHVINKKGVKIGFLALAEHEFSIAGTDCWGVNPLDLIDYVRNIKQNINKWDHLIVLLHGGAENYPLPSPRLMDTCRFLIEMGANAVVCQHSHCAGCYEEYLGGFIVYGQGNLLFDYPNQAASWYVGFLVNLEIEKNGKTRFSILPFQQSRGAIGISRLPEEEEKEFLNTIRLRSKSIIEQGFVKSQWEKFCKEHHYYYINKTLGHNRIVRWLNRTGTITRLLYSQRSLLGIHNILSCESNREVMELIFEMMESKKL; encoded by the coding sequence ATGAACCAGATCGAGTCAGATAAAGTAAAAATTATCATTGGTGGTGATGTATGTCCGGCAGGAGATTCTCTCAGATTATTTGAGGAGGGGGACGCCACTGGGTTATTCGGATCTTTTCTATTAGAGTTCTCAAAGGCAGATTGTGTTGTGTTGAATTTAGAATGTCCATTATTCGATGGTGATTCGCCTATTGTCAAGGACGGACCGGTGCTGAAGGCTTCGACTCGGAGTATTAATGCACTTAAAGCCGCGTCCATTGATGCAGTCAATCTTGCCAACAATCATGCACTGGATCACTGCGAGGTCGGATTGCGAAGTACCATAGAAGTGTGTAACCACTCTGGAATTCAGACAATTGGTGCTGGCGTGAATCTCGAAGCTGCACGACGAATCCATGTCATTAATAAAAAAGGGGTCAAAATAGGATTCTTAGCACTTGCAGAACATGAGTTTTCTATTGCTGGCACTGATTGTTGGGGAGTAAATCCGCTAGACCTGATCGATTATGTGCGGAACATCAAACAGAATATTAATAAATGGGATCATCTTATTGTCTTGCTGCATGGGGGGGCTGAAAACTATCCATTGCCGAGCCCGCGCTTGATGGATACCTGTCGCTTTCTTATAGAGATGGGTGCGAATGCAGTAGTTTGCCAGCATTCACACTGCGCGGGCTGCTATGAAGAGTATCTTGGAGGCTTTATTGTCTATGGACAAGGCAACTTGCTGTTTGATTACCCGAACCAAGCAGCATCATGGTATGTGGGCTTTTTAGTTAATTTAGAAATAGAGAAAAACGGGAAAACAAGATTTTCTATTCTGCCCTTTCAGCAGTCTAGAGGGGCGATAGGGATTAGCCGGCTCCCGGAAGAAGAAGAAAAAGAATTTTTAAATACGATCCGTCTACGGTCAAAGAGTATTATTGAGCAAGGTTTTGTAAAATCTCAGTGGGAAAAATTCTGTAAAGAACATCACTATTATTACATTAATAAAACTTTGGGTCATAACCGCATCGTCAGATGGCTCAACCGAACAGGTACGATTACCCGACTTCTTTACTCCCAACGCTCATTACTCGGGATTCATAACATATTATCCTGTGAATCTAACAGAGAAGTAATGGAGTTGATATTTGAGATGATGGAAAGTAAGAAATTGTGA
- a CDS encoding O-antigen ligase family protein, which produces MTTDLGAARAVGTLNNPNALAIFLVLSIPCILYAIEKRMFPKMIGLIIAASVVAGVISTVSRKGIVTMVLAFFLYYLLQKKFKKVLVVGAIFVLISLMVSGYAMITDRFAEKALNKDFISKKNMAYAGWVLFKKSPLIGTGYRGYYENFWKSFPKQHLKKFDAHNMYVTALSDYGLIGFMPFIAIFIYPLLASFKDIRAKPHIGDVYTRDMGIICIVSILPFMISGYFAGGLIYEYVYFSIIYSNAAIVLSGHNIDNSSE; this is translated from the coding sequence ATGACAACTGATCTGGGGGCAGCTCGAGCTGTCGGCACTTTAAATAATCCGAATGCCCTGGCCATATTTCTGGTTCTTTCAATTCCTTGTATTCTATATGCAATAGAAAAACGAATGTTTCCGAAAATGATTGGTCTAATTATCGCTGCCAGCGTTGTGGCCGGAGTCATATCTACCGTATCCAGAAAAGGTATTGTCACGATGGTTCTCGCATTTTTCCTATACTACCTATTGCAAAAGAAATTTAAAAAGGTACTGGTGGTTGGAGCAATATTTGTTTTAATTAGTCTGATGGTTTCAGGGTACGCGATGATTACAGATAGATTCGCAGAAAAAGCGCTTAACAAAGATTTTATCTCGAAAAAGAATATGGCTTATGCCGGTTGGGTTCTATTTAAAAAAAGCCCCTTGATAGGAACAGGCTACAGAGGATACTATGAAAATTTTTGGAAGTCCTTTCCAAAGCAACATTTGAAAAAATTTGATGCGCACAATATGTATGTAACGGCTCTCTCTGATTATGGGCTCATCGGTTTTATGCCATTTATTGCTATATTTATTTATCCTCTGTTAGCATCGTTCAAAGATATACGCGCAAAACCCCATATAGGTGATGTATATACAAGGGACATGGGAATTATTTGCATCGTCTCTATATTGCCTTTTATGATAAGCGGTTACTTTGCCGGGGGTTTGATTTATGAATATGTCTATTTTTCTATTATATACTCAAATGCCGCGATTGTTTTATCTGGCCATAACATAGATAATTCTTCAGAGTAA
- a CDS encoding glycosyltransferase has protein sequence MNSNKINILYLIDKMEFGGAERQLVELLKGINKEKYNPCMAYFRKSPGFIDDVNELNIPIYFIERKWRWDPFVIWNLLLFIRQNHIDLVHSYMPVAGVYGPFSSKLSCLPIVNSFVRGTKQPTLYEKLLLKPSFALSDVIIANSEAGKRVYGKYSPLKMRVIYNGIDLMRFNNRIDREMKKISLNLQRFDSIVSMVTRLEPVKNPMMLIKAATIVLKDKPNTAFLIVGDGTLREEMELEVIDRALNRNVFFLGFRKDVEELLQITDIGVLTSDREGLPNAVIEMLASGVPVVATDCEGTREVLDDGLTGFLTDIGDEYGVAQRIVRLLGDDTLRRRMGVRGKDKVYKEFNLRKMVDALENIYCEVLGY, from the coding sequence ATGAATAGCAATAAAATCAACATCCTTTATTTAATAGATAAAATGGAGTTCGGTGGTGCCGAAAGGCAATTGGTAGAGCTTCTGAAAGGAATTAACAAAGAAAAGTATAACCCCTGTATGGCTTACTTTAGAAAATCTCCCGGTTTCATAGATGATGTTAATGAACTGAATATCCCGATTTATTTTATAGAACGAAAATGGCGATGGGATCCGTTTGTTATATGGAATCTATTGCTTTTTATTCGGCAAAATCACATCGACCTTGTTCATTCATACATGCCGGTCGCCGGTGTGTATGGGCCGTTTTCGTCGAAATTATCATGTTTGCCTATTGTAAATTCATTTGTCAGGGGGACAAAACAGCCGACCTTATATGAAAAATTGCTATTAAAACCCAGCTTTGCGCTTTCAGATGTAATTATTGCCAACTCTGAGGCCGGCAAACGGGTGTATGGAAAGTACTCGCCCCTCAAGATGAGAGTGATTTATAATGGAATTGATTTGATGAGATTTAATAATCGCATAGATCGGGAGATGAAGAAAATCAGCCTGAACCTGCAAAGATTTGACAGTATAGTTTCTATGGTTACTAGATTGGAACCGGTAAAAAACCCAATGATGCTGATAAAAGCTGCCACTATTGTTCTCAAAGATAAACCCAATACTGCTTTTTTGATCGTAGGAGACGGCACTTTAAGGGAGGAAATGGAACTTGAAGTAATTGATCGGGCATTGAACCGCAATGTGTTTTTTCTGGGTTTTCGTAAAGATGTTGAGGAGCTACTGCAGATAACGGATATAGGGGTGCTGACGTCTGACAGGGAAGGGCTCCCCAATGCTGTCATTGAGATGCTCGCCTCTGGCGTTCCTGTAGTTGCAACGGACTGCGAAGGGACAAGAGAAGTTCTGGATGATGGGCTTACCGGTTTTCTGACAGATATTGGTGACGAATATGGGGTTGCCCAGAGAATTGTAAGACTGCTAGGTGATGACACTTTAAGGCGCAGAATGGGGGTAAGGGGTAAGGATAAGGTCTACAAGGAATTTAATTTACGAAAAATGGTTGATGCGTTAGAAAATATTTATTGTGAAGTATTGGGATATTAG
- a CDS encoding glycosyltransferase — MHSRIIGGDGEVKDRLNELVVSVGLQAIIKLPGSISEFHEVYAACDLYVNSSRWEGLPMTLLELMAHGKPMVATDVGGNAEVVHDGITGILVLPEDPDKLSGAIIQMLKDDSLGERAGNVAHYLIRNILSIKALQSSGGALLADCVGEDR; from the coding sequence ATTCACAGTCGCATTATCGGGGGAGATGGTGAGGTAAAAGATCGACTCAATGAATTGGTTGTATCCGTAGGGCTTCAGGCAATAATCAAACTCCCCGGCTCCATTAGTGAGTTCCATGAAGTTTATGCTGCATGCGATCTTTATGTGAATTCATCAAGATGGGAGGGTTTGCCGATGACCTTGCTTGAATTGATGGCCCATGGCAAGCCGATGGTTGCAACAGATGTTGGTGGAAATGCCGAAGTGGTACATGATGGCATAACCGGGATTCTGGTTCTGCCAGAGGACCCGGATAAGCTATCCGGTGCGATCATTCAGATGCTTAAAGACGATAGCCTCGGAGAAAGAGCAGGTAATGTCGCACATTATTTAATCAGGAATATACTATCGATAAAAGCATTGCAAAGCTCTGGCGGAGCATTACTTGCAGATTGTGTTGGGGAAGATCGCTAA
- the dinD gene encoding DNA damage-inducible protein D, which translates to MKKDVIARLHTNFEEIVQKETDTGAEFWLARDLQPLLGYAKWENFVKVTDKAKVSCKTAGYKVPDHFLDVRKMVPVGSGAKRSIEDIALDRYACYLIAQNGDPSKDEIAFAQTYFAVQTRKQEIIEKRLAEIERLSARKKLTISEKELSGVIFERLGESQSFARIRSKGDHALFGGKTTQDMKNRLKVPKGRPLADFLPTITIKAKDFANEITNFNIKRDDLDTESNITDEHVKNNTDVRGVLVKRGIRPESLPPSEDLKKIERLHKAEKKKLAKQTTPLENIIDIDE; encoded by the coding sequence ATGAAAAAGGATGTGATCGCGAGGCTTCATACCAATTTTGAGGAGATCGTACAAAAAGAAACAGATACCGGCGCCGAGTTTTGGCTCGCTAGAGACCTTCAGCCGTTGCTTGGCTATGCAAAATGGGAAAACTTTGTCAAAGTTACTGACAAGGCAAAAGTTTCTTGTAAAACGGCAGGTTATAAAGTCCCAGACCATTTTCTTGATGTCAGGAAAATGGTACCGGTCGGATCTGGGGCTAAACGCTCTATTGAAGACATAGCTCTCGACCGCTATGCCTGTTATCTTATAGCTCAAAATGGAGACCCCTCAAAAGATGAAATCGCATTTGCACAGACATATTTTGCTGTGCAGACACGCAAGCAAGAAATTATAGAAAAGCGTTTGGCGGAAATTGAACGACTGAGTGCCCGTAAAAAGTTGACCATCTCTGAAAAAGAGCTATCAGGTGTCATCTTCGAACGTCTGGGTGAATCGCAAAGTTTTGCGCGCATCCGCAGTAAAGGTGACCATGCGCTATTTGGTGGTAAAACAACGCAGGACATGAAAAATAGACTCAAGGTCCCTAAAGGGCGACCCTTAGCAGACTTCTTGCCGACCATAACCATAAAGGCAAAAGATTTTGCCAATGAAATTACGAATTTCAATATCAAAAGGGATGATCTCGATACTGAATCCAACATTACCGATGAACATGTTAAAAACAATACTGATGTCCGCGGTGTTCTTGTCAAGCGTGGCATAAGACCTGAATCCCTTCCTCCATCTGAGGACTTAAAAAAGATTGAGCGACTGCATAAAGCCGAAAAGAAGAAATTGGCCAAACAAACTACACCGCTCGAAAATATAATCGATATCGACGAATAG
- a CDS encoding glycosyltransferase family 4 protein, which translates to MKILTVNRNYFVTGGPEKYMFSLMESMANHQFIPFCVAFKQNRETPYSRYFVSPPAGDNDVYFSDYKMSLFNKIVYACNSIYYFEAKRKLERLIINERPDIVLCLNAVFFSDSIIDACRKHNVPIIWRLSDFNKICANYLLYRDGHVCEDCLEHGLARAIRNGCGGYQRSKAAACIKVAGMWLSRVRRLYDHIDFFITPSAFTRKKLIQGGFDPKKVVHIPTMVKVPACTSLPATQEILFVGRLSHEKGVETLLAAFRLLKNNQAWLSIVGDDTTAYAKQLKESIPDDLRGRITFYGFQNAEQITMFYDRAFCFVVPSVWYENQPNTVLEGMSHARPAVVSDLGSLCEMVDDGVTGYRFKAGDTADLAAKLDMLLNNPQQAQKMGQLAREKVDEVHALDKHLASMDELFQLCIDRRKESEAGRAVGR; encoded by the coding sequence ATGAAGATACTAACCGTAAACAGAAACTATTTCGTTACCGGCGGCCCTGAAAAATACATGTTTTCCCTCATGGAAAGCATGGCTAATCATCAGTTTATACCTTTTTGCGTGGCCTTCAAACAGAACCGCGAAACTCCTTACAGCCGGTATTTTGTGTCGCCACCCGCAGGAGATAACGATGTTTATTTTAGCGATTATAAAATGTCATTATTCAATAAGATTGTTTATGCTTGTAATTCAATCTACTATTTTGAGGCTAAGCGCAAACTTGAGCGCCTGATAATTAATGAACGACCCGATATCGTTCTTTGTCTTAATGCTGTTTTTTTCAGTGACAGTATTATTGATGCCTGTCGAAAACATAACGTCCCCATTATCTGGCGTTTGTCAGATTTCAATAAAATATGTGCCAATTATTTGCTCTATCGTGATGGACACGTTTGTGAAGATTGCCTGGAACATGGGCTTGCCAGGGCAATCCGCAATGGATGTGGCGGATATCAGCGCTCTAAAGCCGCAGCGTGTATCAAAGTAGCCGGTATGTGGTTGTCACGCGTGCGCAGGCTTTATGATCATATTGATTTCTTTATTACTCCTTCGGCCTTTACCCGTAAAAAGTTGATTCAGGGCGGGTTCGATCCGAAGAAAGTCGTGCACATCCCGACTATGGTCAAGGTTCCGGCCTGCACATCGCTGCCAGCCACGCAGGAAATACTCTTTGTCGGTCGCCTCAGCCATGAAAAGGGAGTTGAAACGCTGCTTGCTGCTTTTAGGTTGCTCAAAAATAATCAAGCCTGGCTCTCTATAGTCGGGGATGATACAACTGCTTATGCCAAGCAATTAAAAGAAAGCATTCCCGATGATTTGCGGGGCAGGATCACATTCTATGGATTTCAAAATGCTGAGCAGATAACTATGTTCTATGACCGCGCCTTCTGTTTTGTGGTTCCGTCGGTCTGGTATGAAAACCAGCCTAATACTGTTCTGGAAGGCATGTCGCATGCGCGTCCGGCAGTGGTTTCAGATTTGGGCAGCTTGTGCGAAATGGTTGATGACGGAGTGACAGGCTATCGTTTCAAGGCAGGTGATACCGCAGATCTTGCTGCTAAACTGGATATGCTTTTGAATAATCCCCAACAAGCCCAGAAAATGGGGCAGTTAGCAAGAGAAAAAGTTGACGAGGTTCATGCTTTAGATAAGCATCTTGCTTCAATGGATGAATTATTTCAGCTTTGTATCGACCGGAGAAAAGAAAGTGAGGCTGGAAGGGCAGTTGGCAGATAA
- a CDS encoding class I SAM-dependent methyltransferase, with the protein MQTPAERYLITQCIYFLKEQKNCVTTTPLMLNVGAGRSVVIENQIDQEKIEYFCDRIDIENCSINHSKVKNCWHSSVESMPFVAEDRYILVVANFVFEHVSNLEMAAREIYRVLKPGGRFITTLPNPKAPEMMISKYTPLWFHRLIRGGDGWETQYNYKDISSFIETYEMCGFRSVETNCYSFIQGYLQFPIISKMGRLYDKIITVTKIKGLMNQACIVLEKPIKRGGPSL; encoded by the coding sequence ATGCAAACTCCTGCCGAAAGATACTTGATAACACAGTGCATTTATTTTCTCAAAGAACAAAAAAATTGTGTCACCACAACACCACTAATGCTCAATGTAGGCGCTGGTCGCAGTGTCGTTATAGAAAATCAAATAGATCAAGAAAAAATTGAATACTTCTGCGATCGTATCGATATTGAAAATTGCTCAATTAATCATTCAAAAGTGAAGAACTGCTGGCACTCTTCGGTTGAATCTATGCCTTTTGTTGCAGAAGATCGCTATATTTTAGTAGTAGCTAATTTTGTTTTTGAGCATGTCTCAAATCTTGAAATGGCTGCACGAGAGATATACAGGGTACTTAAACCTGGCGGGCGTTTTATAACAACTTTACCAAATCCAAAAGCTCCGGAGATGATGATATCGAAGTATACGCCCCTGTGGTTCCATAGACTGATAAGAGGGGGCGACGGGTGGGAAACACAGTATAACTATAAGGATATATCCAGCTTTATTGAAACCTATGAAATGTGTGGCTTTAGGTCGGTTGAGACCAACTGTTACTCCTTTATTCAAGGATATCTCCAGTTTCCGATCATAAGTAAAATGGGTAGGCTATATGATAAGATTATTACCGTGACAAAAATAAAAGGATTAATGAACCAAGCGTGCATTGTTCTTGAAAAACCAATCAAGAGAGGTGGTCCCTCCCTGTAA
- a CDS encoding GxxExxY protein, whose amino-acid sequence MEKEDVTHKVIGCAYQVYNNLGFGFLESVYRKAMVIEIEASAKRLRVSGRSSGAV is encoded by the coding sequence GTGGAGAAAGAAGACGTAACCCACAAAGTAATCGGCTGCGCTTACCAAGTCTATAACAACTTGGGATTTGGATTTTTGGAAAGCGTCTATCGAAAAGCGATGGTCATCGAAATTGAAGCCTCCGCGAAGCGGCTGCGTGTTTCAGGCCGCTCTTCCGGAGCGGTCTGA
- a CDS encoding putative addiction module antidote protein, whose protein sequence is MKRTSNYDDELMEALKNPEEAAEYLNAALVDPNQEVFLLALRDVIAARGGISELAEKAALNRVSLYRLLSKRGNPELRTLNRMLAELGFSLAIKPQHQMRSGH, encoded by the coding sequence GTGAAACGGACCAGCAACTATGATGACGAATTGATGGAGGCGCTCAAGAATCCGGAAGAAGCAGCGGAGTATCTTAACGCAGCGCTTGTGGATCCTAACCAGGAAGTGTTTCTTCTTGCTTTACGGGATGTAATCGCAGCCCGTGGCGGAATATCAGAACTTGCCGAAAAAGCTGCATTGAATCGTGTTAGTCTTTATAGGTTGCTCTCAAAACGAGGAAACCCGGAACTCCGTACACTCAATCGGATGCTTGCAGAGTTGGGTTTCAGCCTCGCTATTAAGCCTCAGCACCAAATGAGATCCGGACATTAA
- a CDS encoding glycosyltransferase family 4 protein yields MRISYIAVKGIPIGGGIESVTEQLGSRMADRGHDVTVYSSRDYGTADGVYKGMKIKTVASLNTKSLHKMSICFNATFDVMRSGNVDLVHVHAVGPSLFSIFPRIKGIPTVVQTHGLEWKRDKWGIVGRTFFRFADYTAVYFPTKTTVVSKVQKKYFEEKFGRDVIYIPNGVAPVEKTVPKWLLEQGINPNKYILFAARLVEEKGVHYLIDAFKKIKTDMQLVIAGDAAHSENYISKIKELASEDPRIIFTGFLTGSPLAELFSNAYLFCLPSTMEGLPVALLEAMNYGNCCMSSDIPENIEAIKDHGHTFRNRDSEDLRHVLSDLIAHPEKVEEKKAAAIEHVRRNYSWDRVTDQMEELYLSVLRG; encoded by the coding sequence ATGCGCATCTCTTATATAGCAGTAAAAGGCATCCCCATTGGCGGAGGAATTGAAAGCGTTACCGAACAGCTTGGTTCCAGGATGGCGGACAGGGGGCATGATGTGACCGTTTATTCCAGCCGGGATTATGGAACTGCTGATGGTGTTTATAAAGGTATGAAGATAAAGACTGTTGCATCTTTGAACACCAAATCGCTTCACAAGATGTCAATATGTTTTAATGCCACTTTTGATGTTATGCGATCCGGGAATGTCGATCTTGTTCATGTGCATGCGGTAGGTCCTTCGCTGTTTTCCATTTTTCCGCGTATTAAAGGTATTCCAACTGTTGTGCAAACTCATGGGCTTGAGTGGAAAAGGGACAAATGGGGAATTGTTGGACGTACTTTTTTTAGATTTGCCGATTACACGGCAGTATATTTTCCCACAAAAACCACTGTAGTTTCCAAAGTGCAAAAAAAATACTTTGAGGAAAAGTTTGGAAGAGATGTAATTTATATACCAAACGGAGTCGCTCCTGTTGAAAAGACTGTCCCGAAATGGCTGCTTGAACAGGGGATTAATCCGAATAAATATATCCTTTTTGCTGCAAGGCTTGTTGAGGAAAAAGGGGTGCATTATTTAATAGATGCATTTAAAAAAATCAAAACCGATATGCAGCTTGTAATTGCCGGTGATGCGGCTCATTCCGAAAATTACATATCAAAAATCAAAGAACTTGCAAGTGAAGATCCCCGTATTATTTTTACAGGTTTTTTAACCGGTTCTCCGCTTGCAGAACTTTTCAGCAATGCCTATTTATTTTGTCTGCCTTCAACTATGGAAGGTCTTCCTGTGGCGCTTTTGGAAGCCATGAACTATGGCAACTGTTGCATGTCGAGCGATATCCCGGAGAACATTGAAGCTATCAAAGACCATGGCCACACATTTCGGAATCGCGATAGTGAAGACCTGCGGCATGTACTTTCTGACCTTATAGCACACCCGGAGAAAGTGGAGGAAAAGAAGGCTGCTGCGATAGAACATGTTCGGCGAAATTATTCCTGGGATAGGGTGACGGATCAAATGGAGGAATTGTATTTATCGGTATTGAGGGGTTGA
- a CDS encoding four helix bundle protein has protein sequence MPTINRFEDLECWQEARKLVNMVYRAINENRDFQKDYRLTGQITGAAISVMNNTAEGWAAQSNNEFIRFLTYSRRSCAETQNCLYIAKDQQFITKDAFTDIYDQALKTIKIIDGLLRYLRSQRTKRTKPS, from the coding sequence ATGCCTACGATAAATCGTTTTGAGGATCTGGAATGTTGGCAGGAGGCCAGGAAGTTAGTCAACATGGTTTATAGAGCCATCAATGAAAATAGGGATTTTCAAAAAGACTATCGTCTCACTGGTCAAATAACAGGGGCAGCTATTTCTGTGATGAATAATACAGCCGAAGGCTGGGCTGCCCAGTCTAATAATGAATTCATTCGCTTTTTGACGTATTCTCGAAGGTCCTGTGCAGAAACTCAAAACTGTTTGTATATTGCAAAGGATCAACAATTTATTACGAAAGATGCTTTTACTGACATTTATGACCAGGCTCTAAAAACAATAAAAATCATCGATGGCTTACTTCGTTACCTGCGTTCTCAACGAACAAAACGAACCAAACCATCATAA
- a CDS encoding radical SAM protein: MDASIIVTYRCPMRCKMCNIWDNPTDREKEIKPEQLEKMPQVNITNVTGGEPLIRDDIDEIIHVIMQKSKRVCMSTSGWYTDKLLQLAEKYPSLGFRISIEGLSQKNDELRGKQGGFDRGLRALLDLRAMGRKDVGFGITVSNNNSKDMLWLYELAKQLKMEFATAAFHNSFYFHKDDNIITNKDEVIDNFAELINRLLKENSPKSWFRAFFNLGLINYIRGEKRLLPCEAGTENFFIDPYGEVLPCNGMEKKYWFESFGNIGKVNHFDELWQSNHASMIRQRVKTCPKNCWMIGSVSPVMHKYIKHPLKWVIRNKLKSLMGAKVNTDCIEIYDVG; this comes from the coding sequence ATGGATGCTTCTATTATAGTTACTTATCGCTGTCCTATGCGATGTAAGATGTGTAATATCTGGGATAATCCGACTGACAGGGAAAAAGAGATAAAGCCTGAGCAACTGGAGAAAATGCCACAGGTGAATATTACAAATGTTACCGGCGGAGAGCCTTTAATAAGAGATGATATTGATGAGATCATACATGTTATTATGCAGAAATCCAAACGTGTATGTATGTCTACCAGTGGTTGGTATACTGATAAATTACTTCAGCTTGCTGAAAAGTATCCTTCGCTTGGTTTTCGCATAAGCATTGAAGGATTATCGCAAAAAAACGATGAACTTCGTGGTAAGCAGGGAGGTTTTGACAGGGGGCTTCGAGCCTTGCTGGATTTGCGTGCAATGGGAAGAAAAGATGTAGGGTTTGGGATTACGGTTTCAAACAACAACTCCAAAGATATGCTTTGGCTTTATGAATTGGCCAAGCAACTGAAGATGGAATTTGCTACTGCTGCATTTCATAATTCATTTTATTTCCACAAGGATGACAATATAATTACAAATAAGGATGAAGTTATAGATAATTTTGCAGAACTTATAAATCGCCTTCTTAAAGAAAACAGTCCCAAAAGCTGGTTCCGGGCTTTTTTTAATCTGGGCCTGATTAATTATATCCGTGGTGAAAAACGATTGCTTCCGTGTGAAGCCGGCACCGAAAATTTTTTTATCGATCCTTATGGAGAAGTACTGCCATGTAACGGGATGGAAAAAAAATATTGGTTTGAGAGTTTTGGAAATATTGGTAAAGTAAATCATTTTGATGAACTTTGGCAAAGCAACCATGCTTCTATGATTCGACAGAGGGTTAAAACATGCCCCAAGAATTGCTGGATGATAGGTTCGGTATCGCCCGTGATGCATAAATATATCAAGCATCCGTTGAAATGGGTTATACGTAACAAACTAAAAAGCCTTATGGGTGCTAAAGTTAATACCGATTGCATAGAAATATATGATGTAGGATGA
- a CDS encoding four helix bundle protein: MGDVRFRVSGFRCQVSGFRCQDKVSGFRGFGFRVLGVRCQDKVSGVRVQGSGFRVQGSGCQGSGCQGSGFRVQVSGFHSSRFWVSGVRGSEVNGKKYLDVEDLGVYRKLCQLHIEVCVLTHMWPVEEKYELGSQARRSSNSAPAQLAEKNDDRHIRNKIEGVNRSRGEAAETIHHLFMAKLKDYITEMVYLEFRDRYKECIRMLNGWPNTAENLPEL, from the coding sequence TTGGGGGATGTCAGGTTTCGGGTGTCGGGTTTCAGGTGTCAGGTGTCGGGTTTCAGGTGTCAGGATAAGGTTTCAGGGTTCAGGGGTTTCGGGTTTCGGGTGTTAGGTGTCAGGTGTCAGGATAAGGTGTCGGGTGTTAGGGTTCAGGGTTCAGGGTTCAGAGTTCAGGGTTCAGGGTGTCAGGGTTCAGGGTGTCAGGGTTCAGGGTTCAGAGTTCAGGTGTCAGGGTTCCACAGTTCACGGTTTTGGGTTTCAGGTGTCAGGGGAAGTGAAGTGAATGGTAAAAAATATTTGGATGTTGAGGATCTTGGGGTTTATAGAAAGTTGTGTCAGTTGCATATTGAAGTTTGTGTTTTGACGCACATGTGGCCTGTCGAAGAAAAATATGAGTTGGGAAGCCAGGCCAGGCGCTCTTCAAACAGTGCTCCAGCACAACTTGCCGAAAAAAACGATGATCGCCATATCCGTAACAAAATAGAAGGCGTGAATCGTAGTAGAGGAGAAGCTGCTGAAACCATTCACCATCTGTTTATGGCAAAACTCAAAGACTACATCACAGAAATGGTTTATTTAGAATTTAGGGATCGTTATAAGGAATGCATTCGTATGCTTAATGGCTGGCCCAATACTGCTGAAAATCTTCCTGAACTCTGA